Proteins from a single region of Antechinus flavipes isolate AdamAnt ecotype Samford, QLD, Australia chromosome 2, AdamAnt_v2, whole genome shotgun sequence:
- the LGALSL gene encoding galectin-related protein, with amino-acid sequence MAGSVAERDEVKLEDGHLNNSLGSPVQTDVYFPRLIVPFCGHIKGGMRPGKKILVMGIVDLNPQSFEISLTCGDSKDPPADVAIELKAVFTDKQLLRNSCIAGERGEEQSAIPYFPFIPDQPFRVEILCEHPRFRVFVDGHQLFDFYHRIETLSSIDTIKINGDLQITKLG; translated from the exons ATGGCGGGATCGGTGGCCGAGAGAGACGAGGTG aaattagAGGATGGGCATTTAAACAACTCCTTGGGATCTCCTGTCCAAACAGATGTGTACTTTCCGAGACTg ATAGTACCATTTTGTGGGCATATTAAAGGTGGGATGAGGCCAGGCAAGAAGATCTTAGTGATGGGGATTGTAGACCTCAACCCTCAGAG TTTCGAGATCAGTTTGACGTGTGGAGACTCCAAAGACCCTCCTGCAGATGTGGCCATTGAACTTAAAGCAGTATTTACAGATAAACAGCTTCTCAGAAATTCATGTATAGCGGGAGAAAGAGGTGAAGAACAATCAGcaattccttattttcctttcatcCCAGACCAACCATTTAGG GTGGAAATTCTTTGTGAACACCCACGATTTAGAGTATTTGTGGATGGACACcaactttttgatttttatcatCGAATTGAAACACTGTCTTCAATTGACACAATAAAGATCAATGGAGACCTCCAGATCACTAAACTCGGCTGA